One region of Terriglobia bacterium genomic DNA includes:
- a CDS encoding rRNA pseudouridine synthase: MPPQRLQKIIAAAGVTSRRKAEELITQGRVSVNGQTVTELGTKADLQRDHIKVDGKLLQGAERHVYLLLNKPKGYVTTVTDPERRPTVMDLIKGVGARIYPVGRLDWASEGLLLLTNDGELAAKLTHASSHVPKTYLVKIAGRAKEEGIEKLRRGIKIGAKPGPRRMETIHTAPAQIRLVKDAENPWYEVTLIEGKNRQIRRMFEEIGHHVEKIKRVRYGPLTLDVEPGQFRELKPGEIAGLKRAGRGDKKQTPERKPPSRSRANVRRSEHQRERKPSR; encoded by the coding sequence ATGCCTCCACAGCGATTACAGAAAATCATTGCGGCAGCCGGCGTTACATCTCGCCGCAAAGCGGAAGAACTGATCACGCAAGGCCGCGTGAGCGTGAACGGCCAGACCGTGACAGAACTAGGCACCAAAGCCGATCTTCAGCGCGACCACATCAAGGTTGACGGCAAGCTGTTGCAGGGAGCAGAACGCCATGTTTATCTACTGTTGAACAAGCCAAAGGGCTACGTAACTACGGTGACAGATCCAGAACGCCGACCCACGGTGATGGATTTGATCAAAGGCGTGGGCGCGCGTATTTATCCCGTGGGAAGGCTGGACTGGGCAAGCGAAGGCCTGCTGCTGCTGACCAATGACGGAGAGCTTGCCGCCAAGCTCACACATGCTTCGTCCCACGTGCCCAAAACTTACCTGGTAAAGATTGCCGGACGAGCCAAGGAAGAAGGAATCGAAAAACTGCGACGCGGAATCAAGATTGGCGCCAAGCCGGGGCCGCGCCGGATGGAAACCATCCACACCGCGCCGGCGCAAATCCGCCTGGTGAAAGACGCTGAAAATCCCTGGTATGAAGTGACGTTGATTGAAGGTAAGAACCGGCAGATCCGACGCATGTTTGAAGAAATTGGCCATCACGTGGAGAAGATCAAGCGCGTGCGTTATGGTCCGCTCACGCTGGATGTTGAGCCAGGCCAGTTTCGCGAACTGAAGCCGGGAGAAATTGCAGGCCTCAAGCGAGCGGGACGAGGCGACAAAAAGCAGACGCCTGAACGAAAGCCGCCATCGCGAAGCAGAGCCAACGTGCGGCGCAGTGAACATCAGCGGGAAAGAAAACCCAGCCGGTAG
- a CDS encoding segregation/condensation protein A gives MAETSQSAKPQTNEFPFSVSVGQVYDGPLDLLLDLVRKQDIDIYDIPIAKITAQYLGYVENLKHLDVDIAAEFIYMASLLIHIKSKMLLPRDPEAAEGAQEDPREELVQRLLEHEKFKNAAQMLMQKQQIEEAVVSNPSMKEFKDAEGTEPELAADVVDLVRTFQQILERAKSRPMLQVDEETVTVAQMIEFFRRRLLMEDRPIPLKRLLQHITSRHALISSFLALLELVRLQAILLRQERVFGEVLIKKHAMFDTVMGEGAAVRDDWR, from the coding sequence ATGGCAGAAACTTCACAATCCGCGAAGCCGCAGACGAATGAATTTCCGTTCTCAGTGAGCGTCGGGCAGGTCTATGACGGGCCACTCGATCTGCTGCTGGACCTTGTCCGCAAGCAGGATATTGATATTTATGACATTCCCATCGCCAAGATCACGGCGCAATACCTTGGCTATGTCGAAAACCTGAAGCACCTGGACGTGGACATTGCGGCAGAGTTCATTTACATGGCTTCCCTGCTGATCCACATTAAGAGCAAGATGTTGCTGCCGCGCGATCCTGAGGCGGCTGAAGGCGCGCAGGAAGATCCGCGGGAAGAGCTGGTACAGCGGCTGCTGGAGCATGAAAAATTCAAGAATGCGGCGCAGATGCTGATGCAGAAACAACAGATTGAAGAGGCGGTGGTCAGCAATCCCTCAATGAAGGAATTCAAGGACGCTGAAGGCACCGAGCCAGAACTAGCGGCCGACGTGGTGGACCTGGTGCGCACGTTTCAGCAGATCCTTGAGCGCGCCAAGTCGCGTCCAATGTTGCAAGTGGATGAAGAGACCGTTACGGTTGCGCAGATGATTGAATTTTTCCGCCGCCGCCTGTTAATGGAAGACCGCCCGATTCCGCTGAAACGGCTTTTGCAGCACATCACTTCACGCCATGCGCTCATCTCATCTTTTTTGGCGCTGCTTGAACTGGTGCGGCTGCAAGCCATCCTGCTGCGGCAGGAAAGAGTTTTTGGCGAGGTCCTGATCAAGAAGCACGCCATGTTTGACACCGTAATGGGCGAAGGCGCGGCGGTGAGAGATGATTGGAGATAA
- a CDS encoding ABC transporter permease yields MLRYIATRLLYMVPVIWLVVSVVFLLIHLVPGDPIQQMLGEGAASADVQAARHAYGLDVPLPQQYMNYWKGVLRGDLGRSLRFDQPVTGVILQRYPKTLLLTVASMIVALLISIPAGVRSARRRNRWDDRLLSIVSLWGLSFPNFALGPILILFFAIRLGLLPVSGYGTFAHLILPSITMGGALAAILTRMVRTAMLEELGQDYIRTARAKGLSENVVVYKHALRNALVPVLTVVGLQFGALLAGAIVTETIFSWPGIGRLTISAISSRDYYLVQGCILMIGLTYVAVNFLTDFFYSLANPRIRQ; encoded by the coding sequence ATGCTTCGCTACATCGCAACCCGCCTGCTGTACATGGTTCCTGTCATCTGGCTCGTCGTCTCGGTGGTTTTCCTTCTGATCCATCTTGTTCCTGGCGATCCCATTCAGCAGATGCTGGGAGAAGGCGCAGCTAGCGCCGACGTTCAAGCCGCCCGCCACGCCTATGGACTCGATGTCCCCCTCCCGCAGCAATACATGAATTACTGGAAAGGTGTCCTGCGCGGAGATCTCGGCCGCTCTCTTCGTTTCGATCAACCCGTCACCGGCGTAATCCTCCAGCGTTATCCCAAGACGCTTCTATTGACCGTCGCGTCCATGATTGTCGCTTTGCTCATCTCCATTCCTGCTGGCGTGCGCTCTGCCCGTCGCCGCAATCGCTGGGACGACCGCCTGCTAAGCATCGTGAGTCTGTGGGGATTGTCGTTTCCTAACTTCGCGCTCGGGCCTATCCTGATTTTATTTTTCGCTATTCGCCTGGGACTGTTGCCGGTCTCTGGCTACGGCACATTCGCTCACCTTATTTTGCCATCAATCACCATGGGCGGCGCTCTCGCCGCGATTCTTACCCGCATGGTCCGCACGGCGATGCTTGAGGAACTGGGGCAGGATTACATCCGAACCGCTCGCGCAAAAGGATTGTCAGAAAACGTGGTCGTTTATAAGCACGCGCTGCGCAATGCGCTGGTGCCTGTGCTGACCGTGGTGGGACTTCAGTTCGGCGCGCTGCTCGCGGGCGCCATTGTTACGGAAACAATCTTCTCCTGGCCCGGCATCGGACGCCTTACCATCAGTGCCATCAGCAGCCGCGACTACTATCTCGTCCAGGGCTGCATCCTCATGATCGGCCTGACGTATGTGGCCGTGAATTTCCTGACCGATTTCTTCTATTCACTCGCCAATCCGCGTATTCGGCAGTAG
- a CDS encoding DUF262 domain-containing protein: MSAHDLGKIESEPIEGVDQPDGSGWGDYPIDTVLIRTETRTIFDVIRRIAGDSFVMDPDFQRDFIWPEDKQSKLIESVLMRIPLPVFYLAEDGRGRMIVVDGLQRLSTFQRFLNNELRLRLPEQSELDKKYFKDLPPKLQNRVEDCNLVLYIIDAKVPERARLDIFERVNGGVPLTRQQMRNCLYMGPATRFLKEEANTAVFLESTGHSLTTTTMRDREFVNRFCAFQMLPIEDYRDMDEFLATALTKMNGFAPGQLTRLSAEFRSGLVNNYAVFEKHSFRKHSVGQTSRSVLNASLWDVMSTGLSKYPLEVVETKADLLRSAFNMRLADPVFTHAITYSTNSTKNVRTRFQMAWQMFEEVFGANPTRP, translated from the coding sequence ATGAGCGCTCACGATCTTGGAAAGATTGAATCCGAACCGATCGAAGGCGTCGACCAGCCGGACGGTAGTGGTTGGGGCGACTACCCAATCGACACCGTTTTGATCCGGACGGAGACACGAACTATTTTCGACGTGATTCGCCGCATTGCTGGAGATTCATTTGTCATGGATCCGGATTTCCAGCGAGACTTCATTTGGCCCGAGGACAAGCAGAGCAAATTGATCGAATCTGTGCTTATGCGTATTCCACTGCCAGTGTTCTATCTTGCCGAGGATGGGCGTGGTCGAATGATTGTAGTGGATGGACTGCAGAGGCTCTCCACGTTTCAAAGGTTCCTAAATAACGAACTCCGTTTAAGGCTTCCGGAACAAAGCGAACTCGACAAGAAGTATTTCAAAGATCTTCCTCCCAAGCTCCAGAACCGTGTCGAAGACTGTAATTTGGTCCTATACATTATCGACGCGAAGGTTCCGGAGCGTGCTCGCCTCGACATTTTCGAGCGAGTAAACGGTGGTGTCCCTCTTACGCGTCAACAGATGCGCAACTGCCTCTATATGGGCCCTGCAACCCGTTTCCTGAAGGAGGAAGCGAACACCGCAGTTTTCTTGGAATCGACCGGGCACAGCCTAACTACTACAACGATGCGAGATCGAGAGTTCGTCAACCGTTTTTGCGCATTCCAAATGCTGCCCATAGAGGACTACAGAGACATGGACGAATTCCTCGCCACCGCTCTGACGAAGATGAATGGGTTTGCGCCGGGTCAGTTGACGCGGTTGTCCGCGGAGTTTCGGAGTGGGCTGGTGAACAACTACGCTGTTTTCGAGAAGCATTCGTTTCGAAAGCACTCAGTGGGCCAAACTTCTCGGAGCGTGCTAAACGCGTCCCTTTGGGATGTCATGTCAACCGGACTCTCAAAGTATCCCCTCGAGGTGGTTGAGACGAAAGCCGACTTACTTCGGTCAGCATTTAACATGCGGCTGGCGGATCCGGTATTTACGCACGCCATTACTTACAGTACTAACAGCACCAAAAACGTTCGGACCCGATTTCAAATGGCTTGGCAGATGTTCGAGGAGGTGTTTGGTGCTAACCCGACTCGACCTTGA
- the hisC gene encoding histidinol-phosphate transaminase encodes MKKTVLDQIPEHIRALVGYVPGKPMRQAERESGVAMIKMASNENPFGPSPLALAAIREAAAEVNLYPDNDASELREALATRHQLTAEQIFIADGSLGILDVVARTLLVPGTNCISSERSFISYPVITRSIGARFIEVPMRNDTYDLDAIAAAIDEQTRVVTLANPNNPTGTMFDADATEAFLKRVPESVLVILDEAYSDFAEYFARQRGITYSRSFDYVRAGKANVLVLRTFSKAHGLAGVRLGYACGNPELLRYFARVRNSFSVSVVAEAAGLAAIRDVEHIRKTVENNAVGAAWLMERFKELGVKAIPTSANFIHFTVDEDAAAFTKRMQAEGVIVRSLAPWGAPNAIRVSIGTPEQNETFIRALKKLVRVEPAISK; translated from the coding sequence ATGAAAAAGACTGTCCTCGATCAAATACCGGAACACATACGCGCGCTGGTTGGCTACGTGCCGGGCAAACCTATGCGACAGGCAGAGCGGGAATCCGGCGTTGCGATGATCAAGATGGCGTCGAATGAGAACCCGTTTGGGCCGTCGCCACTGGCGCTGGCGGCAATTCGGGAAGCGGCAGCCGAGGTCAACCTGTACCCGGATAACGACGCCAGCGAGTTGCGGGAGGCGCTGGCGACACGTCATCAACTGACGGCGGAGCAGATTTTTATTGCCGATGGCTCGCTGGGGATTCTGGACGTGGTGGCCCGTACTTTGCTGGTGCCGGGAACAAACTGCATCAGCAGCGAACGGTCGTTTATCAGCTATCCGGTGATCACGCGCAGCATTGGAGCGCGGTTTATTGAAGTACCGATGCGGAATGACACGTATGATCTGGACGCGATTGCGGCGGCCATCGATGAACAAACACGCGTGGTCACTCTGGCGAATCCGAACAATCCTACCGGCACGATGTTTGACGCGGACGCGACGGAAGCGTTTCTTAAGCGGGTCCCAGAGAGTGTGCTGGTGATCCTGGATGAAGCGTATTCCGATTTTGCCGAGTATTTTGCGCGGCAGCGCGGCATCACGTATTCGCGATCATTTGATTATGTGCGTGCGGGCAAAGCGAACGTGCTGGTACTGCGAACATTCTCTAAAGCGCATGGGCTGGCCGGCGTGCGGCTGGGATATGCATGCGGGAACCCGGAATTGCTGCGGTATTTCGCGCGGGTACGGAATTCTTTTTCGGTTTCCGTGGTGGCGGAAGCGGCGGGACTGGCGGCGATCCGCGATGTGGAGCACATCCGCAAGACGGTGGAAAATAACGCCGTGGGAGCGGCGTGGTTGATGGAGCGCTTTAAGGAGCTTGGAGTCAAAGCCATACCCACCAGCGCGAACTTTATCCATTTTACGGTGGATGAAGATGCTGCCGCCTTTACCAAACGCATGCAGGCTGAAGGAGTGATTGTCCGCTCGCTGGCGCCGTGGGGCGCGCCAAACGCCATACGCGTGAGTATTGGCACGCCGGAACAGAATGAGACTTTCATTCGCGCGCTGAAGAAGCTGGTGCGAGTGGAACCAGCAATCAGCAAATAG
- a CDS encoding hemolysin family protein, whose translation MVTLVLLRIILVVLLVAANAFFVAAEFAMVSVRDTRIQQLIDQRRIGARTVRKIQQHLDEFLPAVQFGVTLASLGLGWIGEGTLAAIIAPWLGNIPYARIYAHGLSATLAFLVITYLLVILGELVPKSLALERAERVALAVAGPMDAFMTISHPFLMLMNRSANLVLRGFGSRLRREGGAHSPDELKLIVTASRRLGLLPDAEEEMIHNALELGNLTVREIMVPRHKIFSLPADMPLDEAMAKVVDEQHSRVPVYDSEKGRENIVGLLYSKDLSRIMQMRLSARDVFAQRSGDLKVRHIMREVLFVPESKTVDDLLIEFQKRKRHLAVVVDEFGSISGLVTVEDVLEQIVGELEDEFDVAQRPAVALASGAVVLDGGFNLRDLETQYDIALPREEGFETLAGFVMSQLGKIPKGGERFDFDNRRYTVLQMEGHRIARVKIESLNPPAPLEQAI comes from the coding sequence ATGGTCACCCTGGTCCTCCTGAGGATCATCCTGGTGGTTCTTCTTGTGGCAGCGAACGCCTTTTTCGTTGCCGCTGAATTCGCCATGGTCAGCGTGCGCGACACGCGCATTCAGCAACTGATTGACCAGCGTCGCATCGGCGCGCGTACTGTCCGCAAGATCCAGCAGCACCTCGACGAATTTCTCCCTGCCGTGCAATTTGGCGTCACTCTGGCCAGCCTTGGCCTGGGCTGGATAGGTGAAGGCACTCTTGCCGCGATCATCGCTCCATGGCTGGGCAACATTCCTTATGCCCGCATTTATGCCCACGGACTGTCCGCCACGCTGGCGTTTCTTGTCATTACTTATTTGCTCGTCATCCTGGGAGAACTTGTTCCCAAATCGCTGGCTCTTGAGCGCGCGGAGCGGGTCGCTCTTGCCGTCGCCGGCCCCATGGACGCCTTCATGACCATCTCTCATCCTTTCCTGATGCTCATGAACCGCTCTGCCAACCTTGTTCTGCGCGGCTTTGGCTCACGGCTCCGTCGAGAAGGCGGCGCTCACTCTCCTGACGAGCTAAAGCTCATCGTTACCGCCAGCCGCCGTCTCGGCCTGCTTCCCGATGCCGAAGAAGAAATGATTCACAACGCGCTCGAGCTCGGGAACCTCACCGTGCGCGAGATCATGGTTCCTCGGCACAAAATCTTTTCTCTTCCCGCTGACATGCCGCTCGATGAAGCCATGGCCAAAGTCGTCGACGAGCAGCACTCCCGCGTTCCGGTTTACGACTCGGAAAAAGGTCGTGAAAACATCGTTGGCCTGCTTTATTCCAAAGACCTTTCCCGCATCATGCAGATGCGCCTTTCCGCCCGCGACGTTTTTGCCCAGCGCTCCGGCGACCTCAAAGTCCGCCACATCATGCGTGAAGTGCTCTTCGTTCCGGAAAGCAAAACTGTCGACGATCTTCTGATCGAATTTCAAAAACGCAAGCGCCACCTCGCCGTTGTGGTCGATGAATTTGGCTCCATCAGTGGCCTTGTCACCGTTGAAGACGTGCTGGAGCAAATCGTCGGCGAGCTTGAAGACGAATTTGATGTCGCTCAGCGACCCGCCGTCGCTCTCGCCTCCGGCGCCGTGGTGCTCGACGGTGGCTTCAACCTGCGCGACCTGGAAACCCAATATGACATCGCTCTGCCGCGTGAAGAAGGCTTTGAAACTCTCGCCGGCTTCGTGATGTCGCAACTCGGCAAGATCCCCAAAGGCGGCGAGCGCTTTGACTTCGACAACCGCCGCTACACCGTCCTCCAGATGGAAGGCCACCGCATCGCCCGCGTAAAAATCGAAAGCCTCAACCCGCCCGCTCCGTTGGAACAGGCTATTTAG
- a CDS encoding ABC transporter permease — protein MALSSTWNTAATLGRRNVLASIGMVLVAVFVVFALFAPWIAPQNPSNIDLPSRLQPPGSSHWFGTDELGRDIFSRVIYGARISMLVGSSVVAGSLLLGLILGSIAGYYAGWADKFFNVVVMNAFLSFPGILLAIAFVAFLGPGIFNLILALCIGGWVGYARLVRAQVLAVKEKEFVEAARALGASDWRIVTRHILPNIIQPVIVQAAIGMAGAVLAEATMSFLGLGVPPPTASWGSMLNDGRAHLFDAPHLVLFPALAVMLAVLSFNFIGDALRDYMDPRSRIEAGL, from the coding sequence ATGGCACTTTCCTCCACATGGAACACCGCAGCAACATTGGGACGGCGCAACGTGCTTGCGTCGATCGGCATGGTGCTGGTGGCGGTGTTCGTGGTGTTTGCGCTGTTCGCGCCGTGGATTGCTCCGCAAAATCCCAGCAACATTGACTTGCCTTCGCGGCTGCAACCGCCGGGCAGCTCACACTGGTTCGGCACAGACGAGCTTGGCCGCGACATTTTCTCGCGCGTGATCTATGGTGCACGCATCTCCATGCTGGTGGGAAGCAGCGTGGTGGCCGGATCGCTGCTGCTGGGGCTGATTCTGGGCTCGATTGCCGGTTATTATGCCGGCTGGGCTGACAAGTTTTTCAATGTCGTTGTGATGAATGCGTTTCTCTCTTTCCCCGGAATCCTGCTGGCGATTGCCTTTGTGGCTTTTCTGGGGCCGGGAATTTTCAACCTGATCCTGGCGCTCTGCATTGGTGGATGGGTGGGCTACGCCCGGCTGGTGCGCGCGCAGGTGCTGGCGGTGAAAGAAAAAGAATTTGTGGAGGCGGCGCGGGCGCTGGGCGCGAGCGACTGGCGCATTGTCACGCGGCACATTCTGCCCAACATTATCCAGCCGGTGATTGTCCAGGCAGCGATAGGAATGGCCGGAGCTGTGCTGGCGGAAGCTACGATGAGCTTTTTGGGATTGGGAGTTCCCCCGCCGACGGCAAGCTGGGGATCAATGCTGAACGACGGACGCGCACATCTCTTTGATGCGCCGCACCTTGTGCTCTTCCCTGCCCTGGCAGTGATGCTGGCCGTGCTGTCGTTCAATTTTATTGGCGATGCGCTGCGGGATTATATGGATCCGAGGTCGCGGATTGAAGCAGGGTTGTAG
- a CDS encoding metallophosphatase family protein gives MRIGIISDTHGLLRPEAVELLRGSEHIIHAGDIGAAEIIPELEKIAPVTAIRGNVDTQAWARRFAETEVVELDGVFLYVIHDVNAIDLNPKAAGFAAVISGHSHKPKQEVKDAVLYFNPGSAGPRRFKLPISVGRLVITEGKVSAEILEV, from the coding sequence ATGAGAATTGGGATCATCTCGGATACGCATGGGCTGCTTCGTCCTGAAGCGGTGGAGTTGCTGCGTGGGTCGGAGCACATCATTCATGCGGGCGATATTGGCGCGGCGGAAATTATTCCTGAACTAGAAAAGATTGCGCCGGTGACGGCGATCCGCGGGAATGTGGATACACAGGCGTGGGCGCGACGGTTTGCGGAGACGGAAGTGGTCGAGCTGGACGGAGTCTTTCTCTATGTCATTCATGATGTAAACGCAATTGATCTGAATCCAAAGGCGGCCGGATTTGCAGCGGTAATCAGCGGGCACTCACATAAGCCGAAACAGGAAGTGAAGGACGCCGTGCTGTATTTCAATCCGGGTAGCGCAGGGCCAAGAAGATTCAAGCTGCCGATCAGCGTGGGCAGGCTGGTGATTACTGAGGGGAAGGTGAGTGCGGAGATTCTGGAGGTTTAA
- a CDS encoding DUF3696 domain-containing protein, whose translation MSAVVTAVRVGNTEQLAPAALRFLLPPSPPPEQEDLATRLLRLCFLTAERIGPREVYPLEDPNATQVVGPRGENAASLLHWGRDQAVLDTLAINDRPPTLFHQVEAYMQEFFPGCSLEVQQVPQSNGVTLGLRTSSATDFHRPVHVGFGLTQVFPIIVAALSRKANDLLLIENPEVHLHPAGQARMGEFLSKIAAAGIQVLIETHSDHVLNGIRRSVKGGVTKHEEVAIHFFKDRETKGDQIISPLIDANGNIDVWPSGFFDQFDKDMNYFAGWGS comes from the coding sequence ATGTCAGCAGTTGTTACAGCCGTTCGCGTAGGCAATACCGAACAGCTTGCGCCAGCGGCACTTCGCTTTCTATTGCCTCCGTCCCCCCCTCCGGAACAAGAAGACCTAGCCACTCGACTCCTGCGGCTTTGCTTTCTCACCGCCGAACGAATCGGCCCCCGGGAGGTATATCCTCTCGAAGATCCGAACGCCACGCAGGTAGTTGGCCCTCGCGGCGAAAACGCGGCTAGTCTCTTGCACTGGGGGAGGGATCAAGCGGTCTTGGACACCCTGGCGATCAATGACAGACCTCCTACGTTATTCCACCAAGTCGAGGCCTATATGCAGGAATTTTTCCCTGGGTGCTCGCTGGAAGTACAACAAGTACCTCAGTCAAACGGGGTCACACTCGGCCTGAGAACTTCCAGCGCGACCGATTTTCACCGGCCCGTGCATGTGGGCTTCGGCCTGACCCAAGTTTTCCCTATAATCGTCGCGGCGCTGTCTAGGAAAGCGAACGATTTGCTTTTGATAGAAAATCCTGAAGTTCATCTTCACCCAGCCGGCCAAGCAAGAATGGGGGAATTCCTGTCGAAGATTGCGGCAGCTGGCATTCAGGTTCTAATCGAAACTCACAGCGATCACGTCTTAAACGGAATTCGACGATCTGTTAAGGGCGGCGTGACCAAACATGAGGAAGTCGCGATACATTTCTTCAAAGACCGAGAGACAAAGGGGGATCAGATTATCAGCCCGCTCATTGATGCCAACGGAAACATCGACGTTTGGCCCTCCGGCTTCTTTGACCAGTTCGACAAGGACATGAATTACTTCGCAGGGTGGGGTAGTTAG
- the scpB gene encoding SMC-Scp complex subunit ScpB: MSIKAKLEAIIYAAEEPITLDQMAALLKEDLLALKTALPPTPDPTVDGAPESQPQPENAEDHLGAVEDSAPQPATKKVKEKSEKVELRGLLRPYLDELIADYANPEHGIEIREVASGYRMSTKPEHHDVVRAFSKSLKPPIRLSLQALETLAVIAYKQPVTVPEISDIRGVDAAGVIGTLLERKLITTAGRKAVVGRPMLYKTTKDFLMRFGLRDLSELPSLEEFEKLAAGELQDELFDSGDSPVAVADATGTPGEDGGVEQLEEDKAEVPQNVTEPTVSSDPEHNKADEQVADQIASESTGG, encoded by the coding sequence ATGTCCATCAAAGCCAAACTCGAAGCAATTATTTACGCGGCGGAAGAGCCCATCACGCTGGACCAGATGGCTGCTCTGCTCAAAGAGGATCTGCTGGCGCTGAAGACGGCTTTGCCGCCAACGCCTGATCCCACCGTAGATGGCGCGCCGGAATCGCAACCGCAGCCAGAGAATGCCGAAGATCATCTGGGCGCGGTAGAAGATTCCGCGCCGCAGCCGGCGACGAAGAAAGTCAAAGAAAAATCTGAGAAGGTCGAACTGCGCGGGCTGTTACGGCCATACCTTGACGAACTGATCGCCGATTATGCGAATCCAGAACACGGAATCGAAATCCGCGAGGTGGCCAGCGGCTACCGTATGTCCACCAAGCCGGAGCACCATGACGTGGTGCGGGCGTTCTCAAAGAGTTTAAAGCCGCCGATCCGCCTCTCTTTGCAGGCGCTTGAGACCCTTGCCGTGATTGCCTATAAACAGCCTGTGACTGTTCCTGAAATCAGCGACATCCGCGGCGTGGACGCAGCCGGAGTAATCGGCACGCTGCTGGAGCGAAAGCTCATTACCACCGCCGGAAGAAAAGCTGTGGTCGGCAGGCCCATGTTGTACAAGACGACCAAGGATTTCCTGATGCGCTTTGGCCTGCGCGACCTAAGCGAATTGCCAAGCCTAGAAGAGTTCGAAAAACTTGCGGCGGGCGAACTGCAGGATGAACTTTTTGATTCTGGCGACAGCCCTGTTGCCGTAGCTGATGCGACTGGCACACCCGGTGAAGACGGTGGCGTGGAACAACTGGAAGAAGACAAGGCCGAAGTCCCGCAGAATGTGACGGAGCCGACCGTTTCGTCTGATCCAGAGCACAACAAAGCCGACGAACAGGTGGCCGACCAGATTGCCTCTGAAAGTACGGGCGGGTGA